A window of the Halobacterium hubeiense genome harbors these coding sequences:
- a CDS encoding KH domain-containing protein, whose product MKHVKIPQDRIGALIGEGGETLRRIEQAAEVRLDVDSEDGSVAIERTGDPVRGMQAPEIVRAIGRGFDPDAALSLLDDEMRMFETVDIERAARNDNDLRRKKGRLIGENGRTRELMEELTGANVVIYGSTFGVIGQPNEVDVARSAAEMLLDGAPHGSVYSFLERKRAEELKQQGMEYHEFPG is encoded by the coding sequence ATGAAACACGTGAAGATTCCGCAGGACCGCATCGGCGCGCTCATCGGGGAGGGGGGTGAGACGCTGCGGCGCATCGAGCAGGCCGCGGAGGTCCGTCTCGACGTCGACTCCGAGGACGGGTCGGTCGCCATCGAGCGCACCGGCGACCCCGTTCGCGGGATGCAGGCGCCGGAAATCGTCCGCGCAATCGGCCGCGGGTTCGACCCGGACGCGGCGCTGAGCCTGCTGGACGACGAGATGCGGATGTTCGAGACGGTGGACATCGAGCGCGCCGCCCGCAACGACAACGACCTCCGCCGCAAGAAGGGGCGGCTCATCGGCGAGAACGGCCGCACGCGCGAGCTGATGGAGGAGCTCACCGGCGCGAACGTCGTCATCTACGGGTCGACGTTCGGCGTCATCGGCCAGCCGAACGAGGTCGACGTCGCCCGGTCGGCCGCGGAGATGCTGCTCGACGGCGCCCCGCACGGCTCCGTCTACTCGTTCCTCGAGCGCAAGCGCGCCGAGGAGCTCAAACAGCAGGG